In one window of Streptomyces sp. NBC_01224 DNA:
- a CDS encoding WD40 repeat domain-containing protein: protein MWTDMVFLVGADPGDVLSTAPPPVGECERRTATVYRSVARRLSGADGVGRAQLLSLEAARFGWPDLSARFASAAPPGEPTAPWRVSWATGRLADERTVRVMRCDGVHAVLAVRNGRLVAVDAGPFGEVRALDVLDGTSTDLFKAPQNARVVGSVEAGGRVLVLSGHEARDRHWNTDQQGPDDTVRAWDLSTGEPVGEPFAVAHGRLTTVSTARADGRTLLVGGGWDGLVRVWDPATGRDVAEPAGGHQGWVSAVATARVAGRPVSVTAGEHDHHVLVRDLLSGRPASRPLTGHSAPVLAVATTHVDGRALVVTASEDHTARVWDLATGEQLGAPLTGHGHRVHAVTTARVDGRTLVITGGWDNTLRVWDLLTGAQLADAFTGHDQPVRGVAVTTSDARPVVVARASDGLLRTWHLTEHRHGGDTVDGPGRETASLTAATVGDRRIVATGRYDGTVELWDLARPRTTRSLPGHTDTVLAGGMATAVVDGRTLLLTAGRDGLVRIADLETRETFGAPLDCRDTEPAALATVIADGRTLVLVGTRTGTVRIWDLAARRETGPPLATGDDLGVRAVGAISVDGRTTLVTGHADRTVRIWDPADRASLGRPLRGHTRAVERVATAVVDGTPVAVTTAGYDPHPRVWDLTTCRERGEPLYGHRRRIADLAVTTLDDRTVAVTGGDDATVRAWDLHTHTRIRRALRFPYRVHSVTPVDGGALLVGFAGELALLPQADLSDAPY, encoded by the coding sequence CGGCCGCACCGCCGGGGGAGCCGACCGCGCCCTGGCGGGTGAGCTGGGCGACAGGACGGCTGGCCGACGAACGGACCGTGCGGGTGATGCGCTGCGATGGCGTGCACGCGGTGCTCGCCGTGCGGAACGGGCGGCTGGTCGCCGTGGACGCCGGCCCGTTCGGCGAGGTACGGGCCCTGGACGTCCTCGACGGGACGTCGACGGACCTGTTCAAGGCCCCGCAGAACGCCAGGGTGGTGGGGTCGGTCGAGGCGGGCGGGCGGGTACTCGTCCTTAGCGGCCACGAGGCGCGCGACCGGCACTGGAACACCGACCAGCAGGGGCCCGACGACACCGTACGGGCCTGGGACCTGAGCACCGGCGAGCCGGTGGGTGAGCCGTTCGCCGTGGCCCATGGCCGCCTCACCACGGTGTCGACCGCGCGGGCGGACGGCCGGACGCTCCTGGTCGGCGGCGGCTGGGACGGGCTGGTCCGGGTCTGGGACCCGGCCACCGGCCGGGACGTCGCCGAGCCCGCCGGGGGACACCAGGGCTGGGTGAGCGCCGTTGCGACGGCGCGCGTGGCCGGCCGCCCGGTCTCCGTCACCGCGGGGGAGCACGACCATCACGTCCTGGTCCGCGACCTGCTCAGCGGTCGTCCGGCCAGCCGGCCGCTGACCGGCCACTCCGCGCCGGTCCTGGCCGTGGCCACCACCCACGTGGACGGCCGGGCCCTGGTCGTCACCGCGAGTGAGGACCACACGGCCCGCGTCTGGGACCTGGCCACCGGCGAGCAGCTCGGCGCCCCGCTCACCGGCCACGGCCACCGCGTCCACGCGGTCACCACCGCCCGCGTGGACGGCCGCACCCTCGTCATCACCGGAGGCTGGGACAACACCCTCCGGGTGTGGGACCTGCTCACCGGCGCGCAGCTCGCCGACGCCTTCACCGGCCACGACCAGCCGGTGCGCGGGGTGGCGGTCACCACTTCGGACGCGCGGCCCGTCGTGGTCGCCCGGGCTTCCGACGGCCTGTTGCGCACGTGGCACCTCACCGAACACCGCCACGGCGGCGACACCGTCGACGGCCCGGGCCGGGAGACCGCGTCCCTGACCGCGGCGACCGTGGGCGACCGCCGGATCGTGGCCACAGGCCGGTACGACGGGACGGTAGAACTCTGGGACCTCGCGCGTCCGCGCACCACCCGGTCCCTGCCCGGCCACACCGACACGGTCCTGGCCGGGGGCATGGCCACGGCCGTCGTGGACGGGCGCACCCTGCTGCTCACGGCGGGCCGGGACGGGCTCGTGCGGATCGCCGACCTGGAGACCCGCGAGACGTTCGGGGCCCCGCTCGACTGCCGGGACACCGAGCCGGCCGCCCTCGCCACGGTCATCGCCGACGGTCGGACCCTCGTCCTGGTGGGCACCCGGACCGGAACCGTCCGGATCTGGGACCTGGCCGCACGGCGGGAGACCGGACCGCCCCTGGCCACCGGTGACGACCTGGGCGTACGAGCGGTCGGAGCCATCTCGGTCGACGGCCGCACCACCCTGGTCACCGGCCACGCCGACCGCACCGTCCGGATCTGGGACCCGGCCGACCGCGCCTCGCTCGGCCGGCCGCTGCGCGGCCACACCCGCGCGGTGGAGCGTGTCGCGACGGCCGTCGTGGACGGTACGCCCGTCGCCGTCACCACCGCCGGGTACGACCCCCACCCTAGAGTCTGGGACCTCACGACGTGCCGGGAGCGCGGCGAGCCCCTGTACGGCCACCGCCGCCGGATCGCCGACCTGGCCGTCACCACACTCGACGACCGGACCGTCGCCGTCACCGGCGGCGACGACGCCACCGTGCGTGCCTGGGACCTGCACACCCACACCCGCATTCGCCGCGCCCTGCGCTTCCCCTACCGGGTACACAGCGTGACCCCCGTCGACGGCGGCGCACTGCTGGTCGGCTTCGCCGGCGAACTGGCCCTGCTGCCCCAGGCAGATCTCTCGGACGCTCCCTACTAG